The following proteins are co-located in the Noviherbaspirillum sp. UKPF54 genome:
- a CDS encoding sulfite exporter TauE/SafE family protein, with the protein MSAWQIALVGLAAFCAGAMNSVAGGGTFFSFPALLAAGVPPVVANASNSVALWPASLSGAWAYRKELARYKRYLIPMGLVSFVGGIGGGLLLLATKDATFSRLIPWLLLFATVLFAFSGKLSLLLRGAEAGQPSNSPTALAGQAVVSVYGGFFGAGMGILMLASLAMAGHDDVHEINAIKNLLSAVIYSVTVLTFVIAGAVSWPYTLIMLATATLGGYWGASIARKIPALWLRRFIIAVGFMLTGFYFYKTF; encoded by the coding sequence ATGAGCGCATGGCAAATCGCCCTGGTGGGCCTCGCCGCGTTCTGCGCCGGCGCGATGAACTCGGTGGCGGGTGGCGGCACGTTCTTTTCCTTTCCCGCCCTGCTTGCCGCGGGCGTTCCGCCGGTGGTGGCCAACGCCAGCAATTCGGTGGCCCTGTGGCCGGCCAGCCTGTCGGGGGCCTGGGCTTACCGCAAGGAACTGGCGCGCTACAAGCGCTACCTGATCCCCATGGGGCTGGTCTCTTTCGTCGGCGGCATCGGCGGCGGCCTGCTCCTGCTGGCAACCAAGGATGCGACCTTCTCGCGCCTGATTCCTTGGTTGCTGCTGTTTGCTACCGTCCTGTTCGCCTTTTCCGGCAAGCTCTCCCTGCTGCTGCGCGGTGCCGAGGCCGGGCAGCCTAGCAACAGCCCGACCGCGCTGGCCGGGCAGGCGGTGGTATCGGTCTACGGCGGCTTCTTCGGGGCCGGCATGGGTATCCTGATGCTCGCCAGTCTGGCCATGGCCGGGCACGACGATGTGCACGAGATCAACGCGATCAAGAACCTGCTGTCCGCCGTTATTTACAGCGTGACGGTGCTGACCTTCGTGATTGCCGGCGCCGTCAGCTGGCCGTACACCCTCATCATGCTCGCCACCGCAACGCTGGGCGGCTATTGGGGCGCCAGCATTGCACGCAAGATTCCGGCGCTCTGGCTGCGCCGCTTCATCATTGCGGTCGGCTTCATGCTGACGGGGTTCTATTTCTACAAGACGTTTTAG
- a CDS encoding AbrB/MazE/SpoVT family DNA-binding domain-containing protein, producing the protein MYKLKLTQIGDAVGIVLPPKALGILKRRSGETIYVSEIEEGLLMLSAYDPALQDQIDAGREFLQDYGETLSELRK; encoded by the coding sequence ATGTACAAGCTCAAGCTGACGCAAATCGGCGATGCCGTCGGCATCGTGCTGCCGCCCAAGGCGCTTGGCATACTCAAGAGGCGCAGCGGCGAAACGATCTATGTATCCGAGATCGAAGAGGGCTTGCTCATGCTTTCCGCGTATGATCCTGCGCTGCAGGACCAGATCGACGCCGGACGCGAATTCCTCCAGGACTACGGCGAAACTCTGTCGGAGTTGCGCAAATGA
- a CDS encoding type II toxin-antitoxin system death-on-curing family toxin, with amino-acid sequence MNLRSIDAEALLFLHQENMGADNLSCDRGMLNAALAYPLVQAETAAADVATLAAAYAFGVLKYQPFSKHNASAAFVAMGLFLYANDWRLSAAPDEAADILQRAAAGEADEAELANWIRVNL; translated from the coding sequence ATGAACCTGCGCTCCATCGATGCCGAGGCACTTCTTTTCCTGCATCAGGAAAACATGGGAGCGGACAACCTGTCCTGCGACCGAGGCATGCTGAATGCCGCGCTTGCCTATCCGCTGGTACAGGCGGAAACTGCGGCCGCCGACGTCGCCACGCTTGCCGCCGCCTATGCCTTCGGCGTGCTGAAATACCAGCCTTTTTCGAAGCACAATGCGAGCGCAGCCTTTGTCGCGATGGGCCTGTTCTTGTACGCCAACGACTGGCGTCTGTCGGCCGCGCCGGACGAGGCAGCCGATATCCTGCAACGCGCGGCAGCCGGCGAGGCTGACGAGGCGGAACTGGCGAACTGGATACGCGTCAATCTTTAA
- a CDS encoding MarC family protein: MTQSFFQAFILLLLVTDPFGNVPLFVSALAHVPAQRRWRVIVRECAIAFLILLIFMFFGRHFLAALQLSEIALRIGGGVILFLIALRMVFPQPGGVFGDHESVHEPFIVPLAIPALAGPSALVTVLLFSSNSTVETLLHLAVLSLVAVVWLAVLLSAERMQRALGERVMTAFERLMGLILTAMAVEMLLAGIRSYIKSL; the protein is encoded by the coding sequence ATGACCCAGAGTTTTTTCCAGGCTTTCATCCTCTTGTTGCTGGTGACCGATCCCTTCGGGAACGTGCCGCTGTTCGTCAGCGCGCTGGCCCACGTGCCCGCGCAGCGGCGCTGGCGCGTGATCGTGCGCGAATGCGCGATCGCCTTCCTGATCCTGCTGATCTTCATGTTCTTCGGCCGGCACTTCCTGGCCGCGCTGCAGCTGTCCGAAATCGCGTTGCGCATCGGCGGCGGTGTGATCCTGTTCCTGATCGCGTTGCGCATGGTGTTCCCGCAACCGGGTGGCGTATTCGGCGATCACGAAAGCGTGCACGAACCGTTCATCGTCCCGCTGGCCATTCCGGCGCTGGCTGGTCCGTCGGCGCTGGTCACGGTGCTGCTGTTTTCGTCGAACAGTACGGTGGAGACCCTGCTGCACCTTGCGGTGCTGTCGCTGGTGGCAGTGGTGTGGCTGGCGGTTCTGCTGAGCGCCGAACGTATGCAGCGCGCTCTCGGCGAGCGAGTCATGACCGCCTTCGAGCGACTGATGGGATTGATCCTGACGGCGATGGCGGTGGAAATGCTGTTGGCGGGAATCCGCTCCTACATCAAATCGCTTTGA